Part of the Xiphophorus couchianus chromosome 2, X_couchianus-1.0, whole genome shotgun sequence genome, GGCGATGGTGAGATCAGAGACCATGAAGAGTACGGCGCCCAGGCAGGCCGACAGCTTGGTCCAGGTCCAGAGGTCGTTGGTCAGCTGCAGGCCCGCGATGGCTCTCCAACCCATGAAGCCAATCAGAGCGATGTAGACGGCCACCAGGTAGGTGAATGGTCCGGACAGGTAGGGGTACAGCAGGAGGTAGCACAGGGTGGACACCGCAGTGATCACCAGGCCAGCGCGAACGTTTATTGGCTTCATCCCAAAGGCGGATGAATAAAGAATGTGGGTGATGGCGAACATGAGAAGACCTGCAAGGCatagaagaagcagaagaatcAGCACTTTCAACAGAATAGAAAATTGCCGTTTTGATTGACTCAAAAACACTCTGAACAGAAATGgctgggggtggggggttgtGTGCTTTTTACAAAcactatattttataaaatgttgctgttgAAATCCACATGTGATCGCCCAGTTTTGACTACATTGCCAGTGTAtatttgctacaaaaaaaaatcacagctgTATTGCATCTTCTAATCATGCAATTGAATGAGTCACTTTACTGGGTACACAGgaaaatgtagcaaataaaCCCAGATGTTGTGAGTTTTTGCAAAGCAACCAATAGTTGgtaatcaaaatgaaaattttaagtTCGCCTGTCTGCAGCTTCTGAAATGTAAGgatgctttaatttttttcacttttccatTAATGTTGAGTTGCTTATTTGTGGGCTGGAAATAAAGTGGACCACCACCACTCAGCACCCAACACTATTAGAGCTTGATAGAAATATTTTGCTGTTCACATGGGGCTTATTTTTCCTTGTAGTAATCCTTAAAGCAGTGTTCTTGACTTGTACTGTCAAACTGAGATTTtaatcttcaaaataaaaatgtgggaaaccagtaaaaccagtcaCAAATACAGTTGTTGGTATGCCTCATGTTAATATTTCAGACAATCTTCATTTTCAGTGTCACGTGTCTGGGTCTTCTTATATGTACTCTTTATCTCGCTTAGCTGGTTTCTACTGGACTTAGGTCTGATGATTGTGATCTGTATCTCAACTGGTCAAAGCACATATTTCCAATAAAGGTTCCAGTAGAGTTTAACCAAATCTAAACATCTTAATGTTTGTGATGATGggctaactttttttttatctgaaatccCTCTTAAATAACTGGTTTGTTTACAGAGCAGtagttcaaacattttacagagcAGTAGGTAGCTGTCGGGCAAGGAATCATGTTTGCTTTGCCACCGTATCAtctctgttaaaaatatattacagctATTCTTCTCACCGTGGACGAAGTATCCCTGCTCCTGCCAGATGAGAAAGGCATCGCCCAGAGCAGAAAAGATGAGGCCAGCCAGAATCTTGCGGGCGCTGGAGTGAGCACCAAGGAAGCTGAATCCATGAGCCAGCAGAAACACCCACAGGCAGAAGATGGGCAGACATTTGATGAGGGCACTGAACCAGGAAGGGCTGGAGGTGGGCAGCCACAGGACGAAGTAAACACAGGTTGCCTTGAAGAACGGCACCAGTTTGGGACCTTCGCTCTTCACCTGGAAGGAGATTTGGCATTTAATTATAACAGAAGTggctaaaacactttttttgagTGTGACGTAcaaaaattgaacattttttgtcaaaaaaaaatttttttaaagtatcatGGGTTGGGTTGAAAGTGCTTAAgtcatgtttggttttcataaaattcatattAGACATGCCCGTGTCTTGTTGCTTAGCCTAAGAGCTAAAGGGGAAATGTGCAAACctaaaaaggaaatgcaaaagtCTACAGCCACATGCCATTGACTCTAAGtaaccttttctctttttattttttgccatacAAGTTTTTCTATCTTCTCCTTTTATCACTGAAGTTCTTAAGAAATATATTCAGTCTCATGTTCCAGTTCCATTATCAGTCAGattgtttttcctgttaaaagaaaaaaggcccAGCAGGATTAAATAGCGTAGACCATAGAATGTTCTGGGAATTATTCTCAAGCCAGAGCAGCGGACAAACACGAAGTGGAAAAGTCGTGTTGAGAGGAAAAGGAATTAAGTGAGGGTTCACTGAAGCAGAAGTAAAGAGGATAAAAGTGGGACAAAAAAGACAGATAGGAAAGAAGGGAGAACAGTGCTTGTGAAAAATGAATGACAAGACAGGGCAAAAGATGCTGATTTGTAAAAGGAAAACTGCAAGAGTTCAAATACAGGTGAAGGAAAAGAATGATAAAGAAGGACCAGGAGGTCTTTCGGGGTAGGAGTACAATATCAGCTTTTAAATGGCAGCTGGGGGAAATAGGAGGTGAAGACGGGAACAGAAGGTGAGAGAGAATGACGGGTTACTGTCGGTCACACAGCCTATTCTCCCAGAGGAAAGAGAGGACATAGATTGCACAACACCTCAATACAAAAGTGAACTAAATTACACTACAGGATGAGGTACAATACATGAGATTGCCCTGGTGTGTTTGACATATCT contains:
- the tmem86a gene encoding lysoplasmalogenase TMEM86A, whose amino-acid sequence is MVSPVTVVKSEGPKLVPFFKATCVYFVLWLPTSSPSWFSALIKCLPIFCLWVFLLAHGFSFLGAHSSARKILAGLIFSALGDAFLIWQEQGYFVHGLLMFAITHILYSSAFGMKPINVRAGLVITAVSTLCYLLLYPYLSGPFTYLVAVYIALIGFMGWRAIAGLQLTNDLWTWTKLSACLGAVLFMVSDLTIAVNKFCFPVPHSRAIIMATYYAAQMLIALSAVECQDAEVSRKRT